Proteins from a single region of Roseateles sp. XES5:
- a CDS encoding efflux RND transporter periplasmic adaptor subunit, translating into MGSKGIRRAARLVLAVGVAAASLLVLHDGGYADDAATTPAVATVADRELAPADVVTVEKQNLRDRVVVSGELRPLSRAVIKAKVSGTIADVLVRPGQSVQQGDLLARFETNDLGAELRRKEATRAVAEAQSMLAEQTLTKARALQSSSAMSVSALEKAVSEAAAARANVAALEAEVETARTALANASVRAPISGIVATRSVDMGETVANGADLLTVVDGSAFEAEVLVATRDVPLLRIDQEAELSIDGLPDRKVTAKVRRISPVANAGTRFVPVFLHLSNFDGQLWGGMFASGAITVREKAGGIAVPDTAVRRDDAGKAYVLAIADGRLQRRDVGEGARWGRQIEIAEGLQPGDVLLKAPIAGLVAGTPVSVTAIR; encoded by the coding sequence ATGGGCTCCAAAGGCATTCGGAGGGCGGCGCGGCTCGTCCTCGCGGTGGGCGTCGCTGCCGCATCGCTTCTCGTTCTGCATGACGGCGGGTATGCCGACGACGCAGCGACCACGCCGGCCGTCGCAACGGTTGCGGACCGCGAGCTCGCGCCCGCCGATGTCGTGACCGTCGAGAAACAGAACCTGCGCGACCGGGTGGTGGTGAGCGGCGAGTTGCGCCCGCTCAGCCGCGCGGTGATCAAGGCCAAGGTTTCCGGAACCATCGCGGACGTGCTGGTGCGGCCGGGCCAGTCGGTGCAGCAGGGCGACCTGCTTGCCCGTTTCGAGACGAACGACCTCGGCGCGGAGCTTCGCCGCAAGGAGGCAACCCGCGCTGTCGCCGAGGCGCAGAGCATGCTCGCCGAACAGACCCTGACCAAGGCGCGCGCCCTGCAGAGCAGCAGCGCCATGTCGGTCTCCGCCCTGGAAAAGGCGGTGAGCGAAGCCGCCGCGGCGCGGGCGAACGTCGCCGCGCTGGAGGCCGAAGTCGAAACGGCGCGGACCGCCCTTGCCAATGCCAGCGTGCGTGCGCCGATCTCCGGTATCGTCGCCACGCGCTCCGTCGATATGGGCGAGACCGTCGCCAATGGCGCGGATCTCCTGACGGTGGTCGACGGCAGCGCCTTCGAGGCCGAGGTACTGGTCGCGACCCGCGACGTGCCGCTGCTGAGGATCGACCAGGAGGCCGAGCTTTCCATCGACGGCCTGCCGGACCGCAAGGTCACGGCGAAGGTGCGGCGCATCAGCCCCGTCGCCAATGCCGGCACGCGCTTCGTGCCGGTCTTCCTGCATCTCAGCAATTTCGACGGCCAGCTCTGGGGCGGCATGTTCGCCTCGGGCGCCATCACCGTGCGGGAAAAGGCCGGCGGTATCGCCGTGCCGGATACGGCGGTGCGGCGGGACGATGCCGGCAAGGCCTATGTTCTCGCCATCGCCGACGGCCGCCTGCAGCGCCGGGATGTCGGCGAGGGCGCCCGCTGGGGGCGGCAGATCGAGATCGCCGAAGGCCTACAGCCCGGCGATGTCCTGCTCAAGGCGCCGATCGCGGGGCTGGTCGCCGGCACGCCGGTCTCCGTCACCGCCATCCGCTGA
- a CDS encoding GbsR/MarR family transcriptional regulator, whose amino-acid sequence MEKLSPPQDFVETMGMYFQGENMPRIAGRLYGLLLLEGGPFSFSELAERLDVSRASISTNARMLAAQGMIQRVAVPGDRQDHYAIEVKGLLAMYHRQVERYQQMCEWFHEKAEVLGDHADGTRDRLAASAILLDAVLDGLRNGLKQVEARIEGPGPAK is encoded by the coding sequence ATGGAAAAGCTGTCGCCGCCGCAGGATTTCGTGGAAACGATGGGCATGTATTTCCAGGGCGAGAACATGCCGCGCATCGCCGGTCGTCTCTATGGGCTGCTGCTTCTCGAGGGCGGTCCGTTCAGCTTTTCGGAACTGGCAGAGCGTCTCGATGTCAGCCGTGCGTCGATCAGCACCAATGCCCGGATGCTGGCGGCGCAGGGCATGATCCAGCGCGTCGCGGTGCCGGGCGACCGGCAGGATCACTATGCCATCGAGGTCAAGGGATTGCTCGCCATGTATCACCGGCAGGTCGAGCGTTACCAGCAGATGTGCGAATGGTTTCACGAAAAGGCCGAAGTGCTCGGCGACCATGCCGACGGCACGCGCGACAGGCTGGCCGCATCGGCCATCCTCCTGGATGCCGTGCTGGATGGCCTGCGCAACGGTCTCAAACAGGTCGAAGCCCGTATCGAGGGACCAGGCCCGGCGAAATAG
- a CDS encoding invasion associated locus B family protein: MTPLFRTMRKIALLLAGSLSTALPASAAALPGGAGSLVETYQDWVVACQAQNERTLCVMRQVQSNTQTGQHVLTVEFSGGGDGGRLGGVLLMPFGLSLAAGVTAGIDDAAPGPMLAFSTCLPQGCLAPVAFEAEQVAKLRAGTALNVTAQSLSPAQPVTLKVSLKGFSAALNRIGELMK, translated from the coding sequence ATGACGCCTCTTTTCCGAACCATGCGCAAGATCGCGCTTCTTCTGGCCGGTAGCCTGTCGACGGCCCTGCCGGCATCCGCCGCCGCGCTGCCGGGCGGGGCGGGGTCGCTGGTGGAGACCTATCAGGACTGGGTCGTCGCCTGCCAGGCGCAGAACGAGCGCACCCTTTGTGTCATGCGGCAGGTGCAGAGCAACACGCAGACCGGCCAGCATGTGCTGACGGTCGAATTCTCCGGGGGTGGGGACGGCGGCAGGCTGGGGGGTGTGTTGCTCATGCCCTTCGGCCTGTCTCTCGCCGCCGGCGTGACCGCCGGTATCGACGATGCCGCGCCCGGCCCGATGCTCGCCTTTTCCACCTGCCTGCCGCAGGGCTGCCTTGCTCCCGTCGCCTTCGAGGCCGAGCAGGTTGCCAAGCTGCGGGCCGGCACGGCGCTCAACGTGACGGCCCAATCGCTCTCCCCCGCCCAGCCCGTCACCCTCAAGGTTTCGCTCAAGGGCTTTTCCGCCGCACTGAACCGCATCGGCGAACTGATGAAGTAG